Sequence from the Sporohalobacter salinus genome:
CTATCTCAATATTAGTATGACCATCATCAAATATAATCATATCCATCATTGCAACACGAGCAATTTTTTCGTTTTTTTCTATCCCAAATACTTTGTCATTAAAATTTCTTTCTCTTCTATATCTATGATTTTGATTACTAACATTTAATCTTAACTTTTCTCTTACATAAATCAAACTATGTAATAAAAAACCTGCTGAACCACAACTTGGATCTATAATTTTTAAATTTTCAACATTATTATCATCATATAATGACATAATTAAATTTACAATAAATACAACCAGATTTCTATCAGTAAAATATTGTCCAAGCTTTTGCTTGAATACCGTGTCTAAAAATTGTTCAAATGCCCTTCCCTTAGCATCTGGATCAGTATCAACTAAATTTATATGTTGCATCAAAAGAACAATCTTATATATTTTACTATCATCAGCTTTTAAATCTTCCGTAAAAACACTAGGTTTCTCATTCTTTATTTTTTTATATTTATTTCTTATTCGCTTAGCTACTTTCTTTCTATTATTAATTTCATGATTCCCTATTTGAAAATCATATGCTTCTTTATCATTAGTTCCTAATTCATCTTGAGTCTTTATAAAAATTATCTTACTCATCTCATCAAAAGCCTCTGCTGGATCTTTTGCACCATGATCCCATAAAATTTGATGACATTTTCTAAAAAGTTTTAACAATTTACTTTGAGTTATCGTTTGTAATTCTCTTTCAGAAGTTGCTTTAATATATTTATATCTTTTAGGCTTCCCATATTCTTCTGGTAAATCAGTAACAATATTTTTCTTTCTCTCTTTTGCTCCCCACTTTTCTTTTTTCTCATCATCTTTATATAAAGAAAACACTTTTCGCTTTTCAGTTTGATTATTATCAACAATATAATATTCAGCTGCTAAGTTTAATGCATATACATATTGGTCATTTTTAGCTTTTCTCATTTCTTTTTTAGGAGCATTTTCTTCTTTAGTCTCAATAACAGCATATACATTATCAGAATTTTTATGTCTTATAACTATATCAGCTCTTTCTTTAGTAACTTTTGGTACAGTCTCTTCTATTGTAATATCTGATGGATCATATTTATATTGATATAATAATTCAGAATAAACTAAAGCCCTTACATGTTCTTCAGGATTACTAGGACCATAATTTTGCTCATTCCTTCCTTTAGCATTTACATATTTAATTTTTCCACCATTAATAATAATCTCTCTATTGTCTCTAGCTTTTTGAAAATACTCATTTCTTTTATCAACTCTTGATTTCATATAAATCACTCCTTACTTTTAAGATTATATTATACATTGTCTTATTTAGTCAAATATATAACTATCAATTTAAAACAAAATTAGTATGTCGCCTAACGTCCCTAGGGTTCGCGACGTCTAGTTCAACCCTACTATAACTTGTCCATATTCTAAAGATTACATATCTAATCTTTAATTTCACCTATCCTCCTAGTCTAGATGTCG
This genomic interval carries:
- a CDS encoding restriction endonuclease subunit M, with amino-acid sequence MKSRVDKRNEYFQKARDNREIIINGGKIKYVNAKGRNEQNYGPSNPEEHVRALVYSELLYQYKYDPSDITIEETVPKVTKERADIVIRHKNSDNVYAVIETKEENAPKKEMRKAKNDQYVYALNLAAEYYIVDNNQTEKRKVFSLYKDDEKKEKWGAKERKKNIVTDLPEEYGKPKRYKYIKATSERELQTITQSKLLKLFRKCHQILWDHGAKDPAEAFDEMSKIIFIKTQDELGTNDKEAYDFQIGNHEINNRKKVAKRIRNKYKKIKNEKPSVFTEDLKADDSKIYKIVLLMQHINLVDTDPDAKGRAFEQFLDTVFKQKLGQYFTDRNLVVFIVNLIMSLYDDNNVENLKIIDPSCGSAGFLLHSLIYVREKLRLNVSNQNHRYRRERNFNDKVFGIEKNEKIARVAMMDMIIFDDGHTNIEIGDGLQDFESYDVEGIKKGTFDIVLSNPPFGSKADDDETDQPYVKDFDLGGGMDKTKQASDVLFLERNIDLLKPKHDGKDNSQPGHMAIIVPDGILNNSSFWYVRKYIQERAHILGIISLPDFAFKKTGSGSKTSILIIKKFTNDEFNRWKKDKERYILNKEKEKISLIDNLTEELQIFIDNNGLESFLQNIFDKIEDLYQEIGEIEILEEEGEILGIGGEKEKVVNKSIDDEFEDLSEIKNKIISLYDKIGKKVDIDYLDNDLEQEVIVLYESLVNLYNDFSNRFVRKGLRTWKNRGSSRKKYSQRELAEKKFNSYTKTIINFLKRLGYDILEDYQLEIRELEIEKDEITKMDVEYEAHKEVLKKWNRPVFMAEAEHIGYDATGKKTKNELFKKKSNSKLADLEAEGTILGQWNKFIKSKHTYKGV